The following proteins are encoded in a genomic region of Quadrisphaera setariae:
- a CDS encoding sugar kinase, which yields MSSPASPVPVEVLALGEVMLRLDPGEGRIATTRSFAVFEGGGEYNAVRALATCFGRRAGLVSALPDDPVGRLAEGLVRAAGVDVSRVALADPATGGSPPLRTGLNFVERGFGVRGALGVSDRAGSAASRMAPGDVDWDVALDGVAHLHTGGVFAGLSETTTALAEEALRAARRLGVGTSYDVNHRPSLWRSRGGAAAAREVDLRLAGLADVVLGALQLAPGPQPGADGELGSPEEVGEVLAGLGERWTRSAGRGEQDDDGRPPLLVSSWRRVVSAGVNDWGAAAWSPATGVVVGPRLDGVAVLDRIGSGDALTAGVLDGVLDARQTGAPLDAPALREALALGVAAGALTMTTPGDTCAATLAEVRALAAGGTAHVVR from the coding sequence GTGAGCAGCCCCGCCAGCCCGGTGCCGGTGGAGGTGCTGGCGCTGGGCGAGGTGATGCTGCGGCTCGACCCGGGGGAGGGCCGCATCGCCACCACCCGCTCCTTCGCGGTCTTCGAGGGCGGCGGGGAGTACAACGCGGTGCGGGCGCTGGCCACGTGCTTCGGCCGGCGGGCGGGGCTGGTGAGCGCCCTCCCCGACGACCCCGTCGGGCGCCTCGCCGAGGGCCTCGTGCGCGCCGCCGGCGTCGACGTCTCCCGCGTCGCCCTGGCCGACCCGGCCACCGGCGGCTCCCCACCGCTCAGGACCGGCCTGAACTTCGTCGAGCGCGGCTTCGGGGTCCGCGGAGCCCTCGGCGTCTCCGACCGCGCCGGGTCGGCCGCGTCTCGGATGGCCCCCGGCGACGTCGACTGGGACGTCGCCCTCGACGGGGTCGCGCACCTGCACACCGGCGGTGTCTTCGCCGGGCTGTCCGAGACGACGACGGCGCTGGCCGAAGAGGCCCTGCGCGCTGCGCGGCGGCTGGGGGTGGGCACGTCGTACGACGTCAACCACCGCCCCTCGCTGTGGCGCTCGCGCGGGGGCGCGGCGGCGGCCCGCGAGGTGGACCTGCGCCTGGCCGGGCTGGCCGACGTCGTCCTCGGTGCCCTGCAGCTGGCTCCCGGGCCGCAGCCGGGCGCTGACGGGGAGCTGGGGTCGCCGGAGGAGGTGGGGGAGGTCCTCGCCGGGCTCGGCGAGCGCTGGACCCGTTCGGCGGGCCGAGGAGAGCAGGACGACGACGGGCGCCCGCCGCTGCTGGTCAGCTCCTGGCGCCGCGTGGTCTCGGCCGGCGTCAACGACTGGGGCGCCGCGGCGTGGAGCCCGGCCACCGGCGTCGTCGTCGGCCCGCGGCTGGACGGCGTCGCGGTGCTGGACCGCATCGGCAGCGGCGACGCCCTCACCGCCGGGGTGCTCGACGGAGTCCTGGACGCCCGCCAGACCGGCGCACCCCTGGACGCCCCCGCCCTGCGGGAGGCCCTCGCCCTGGGCGTCGCGGCCGGCGCCCTCACCATGACCACCCCCGGCGACACGTGCGCGGCCACTCTGGCCGAGGTGCGCGCGCTCGCCGCCGGGGGCACCGCCCACGTCGTCCGATGA
- a CDS encoding fumarylacetoacetate hydrolase family protein has translation MRLVRFGEAGAEVPGVLDGDGVLRDASSLVADWGGASLAPERLAALAGRVTDLPAVAGWDAEHAETGGGLRLGPPVARPGKVVCIGVNYADHAAESGMQTPPEPVVFMKDPWTVIGHRDTVLVPRGSTKTDYEVELAVVIGATARYLDSPDDALACVAGYATSHDVSERFLQLEGTGTWDKGKSCETFNPLGPWLLTADEVPDPQDLELRLSVNGEERQHGSTAQMVFGVAALVHYLSQVMVLHPGDVINSGTPAGVALGFPDPKPYLRSGDVVECSISGLGTQRTVMGQA, from the coding sequence ATGAGGCTCGTGCGCTTCGGTGAGGCCGGCGCGGAGGTGCCCGGCGTGCTCGACGGCGACGGCGTGCTGCGCGACGCGTCCTCGCTCGTCGCCGACTGGGGCGGCGCCTCCCTCGCCCCCGAGCGCCTCGCCGCGCTGGCCGGACGCGTGACCGACCTGCCCGCCGTCGCCGGCTGGGACGCCGAGCACGCGGAGACCGGCGGCGGCCTCCGCCTCGGGCCGCCCGTCGCCCGCCCGGGCAAGGTCGTCTGCATCGGCGTCAACTACGCCGACCACGCCGCCGAGTCGGGCATGCAGACCCCGCCCGAGCCAGTCGTCTTCATGAAGGACCCGTGGACCGTCATCGGCCACCGCGACACCGTGCTCGTGCCGCGCGGGTCCACGAAGACCGACTACGAGGTGGAACTGGCCGTCGTCATCGGGGCCACCGCCCGCTACCTCGACTCCCCGGACGACGCCCTCGCCTGCGTGGCCGGCTACGCGACGAGCCACGACGTCTCCGAGCGGTTCCTCCAGCTGGAGGGCACCGGCACCTGGGACAAGGGCAAGAGCTGCGAGACCTTCAACCCGCTCGGCCCGTGGCTGCTCACCGCCGACGAGGTGCCCGACCCCCAGGACCTCGAGCTGCGCCTGTCCGTCAACGGCGAGGAGCGCCAGCACGGCTCGACCGCGCAGATGGTCTTCGGCGTCGCGGCGCTCGTCCACTACCTGAGCCAGGTGATGGTGCTGCACCCCGGTGACGTCATCAACAGCGGGACGCCGGCCGGCGTCGCGCTCGGCTTCCCCGACCCCAAGCCGTACCTGCGCTCCGGCGACGTCGTGGAGTGCTCCATCTCCGGCCTGGGCACCCAGCGCACGGTGATGGGGCAGGCGTGA
- a CDS encoding SDR family NAD(P)-dependent oxidoreductase, whose amino-acid sequence MSEFGGVRAVVTGGASGIGRAVARALAERGAAVASLDLRPLEQPEAGITEIACDVGDDASVRAAVARAAEVLGGLDVVVSNAGVGSVGTVEDVDDDEWHRVLDVNVVGTARLVRAALPHLRASAAAAEAAGRPSPAAVVCTGSIGGWTGLVQRAAYNASKGALHALVQAMAADLVREGVRVNAVAPGTADTPWVARLLSQADDPEAARAALMARQPTGRLVAPEQVAHAICYLASPLAGATTGSVLQVDGGAHSLVLPPRQPAQPPQETA is encoded by the coding sequence GTGAGCGAGTTCGGCGGCGTCCGCGCCGTCGTGACAGGAGGCGCCAGCGGCATCGGCCGCGCCGTCGCCCGGGCGCTCGCCGAGCGCGGCGCGGCCGTCGCCTCCCTCGACCTGCGACCGCTCGAGCAGCCCGAGGCCGGCATCACCGAGATCGCCTGCGACGTCGGCGACGACGCCTCCGTGCGCGCTGCCGTGGCCCGCGCCGCCGAGGTCCTCGGCGGGCTCGACGTGGTGGTCTCCAACGCGGGCGTCGGGTCCGTCGGCACCGTGGAGGACGTCGACGACGACGAGTGGCACCGGGTCCTCGACGTCAACGTGGTCGGCACCGCGCGCCTGGTGCGGGCGGCGCTGCCGCACCTGCGCGCCAGCGCCGCCGCCGCGGAGGCTGCGGGCCGGCCCAGCCCGGCGGCGGTGGTCTGCACCGGATCGATCGGCGGCTGGACCGGCCTGGTGCAGCGCGCCGCGTACAACGCCAGCAAGGGCGCGCTGCACGCCCTCGTCCAGGCGATGGCCGCGGACCTGGTCCGTGAGGGCGTGCGCGTCAACGCCGTCGCCCCCGGCACCGCTGACACCCCGTGGGTGGCTCGCCTGCTCTCCCAGGCCGACGACCCCGAGGCCGCGCGTGCTGCGCTCATGGCCCGCCAGCCCACCGGCCGGCTCGTGGCCCCCGAGCAGGTGGCGCACGCCATCTGCTACCTCGCCAGTCCCCTCGCGGGTGCCACCACCGGCAGCGTGCTGCAGGTGGACGGCGGCGCCCACAGCCTCGTCCTGCCCCCTCGCCAGCCCGCCCAGCCCCCGCAGGAGACCGCATGA
- a CDS encoding aldo/keto reductase, whose product MTASSSSSPAAQPLPTREVRATGVRLSTLGFGGAVIGNLYRAVDDATARAAVDAAWDAGIRYFDTAPHYGVGLSERRLGEALSGRPRDEFVVSSKVGRLLRPRDVPLERDDDGFDVPGDLGRVRDYSRDGVLRSVEETLERTGLDRIDVVYVHDPDSDDELGQTVTEALPALVELRDQGVVGAVGAGMNFSGPLTRVLRETDADVVMLAGRYTLLEQGALDDVLPAAVEQGRAVVAVGVFNSGLLARQQVPDDAHWNYEQAPPHVLARARQLAAACAEHGTTLPAAAVAFALAHPAVVDVTLGMRTPEQVARNAALLGEEPADGWQPLWDDLAGRGLLGRG is encoded by the coding sequence ATGACCGCGTCGTCCTCGTCCAGCCCGGCGGCCCAGCCGCTGCCCACCCGCGAGGTCCGCGCCACCGGCGTGCGCCTCAGCACCCTCGGCTTCGGCGGAGCCGTCATCGGCAACCTGTACCGGGCCGTGGACGACGCGACGGCCCGCGCCGCGGTCGACGCCGCCTGGGACGCCGGCATCCGCTACTTCGACACCGCCCCGCACTACGGCGTGGGCCTGTCGGAGCGGCGCCTGGGGGAGGCGCTAAGCGGACGGCCCCGCGACGAGTTCGTGGTCTCGTCCAAGGTCGGGCGCCTCCTGCGGCCCCGGGACGTGCCCCTGGAGCGCGACGACGACGGCTTCGACGTCCCCGGCGACCTGGGCCGCGTCCGTGACTACAGCCGGGACGGAGTGCTGCGCTCCGTGGAGGAGACGCTGGAGCGCACCGGGCTCGACAGGATCGACGTCGTCTACGTCCACGACCCCGACTCCGACGACGAGCTGGGCCAGACGGTCACCGAGGCCCTGCCGGCGCTCGTGGAGCTGCGCGACCAGGGCGTGGTCGGCGCCGTGGGAGCCGGCATGAACTTCTCCGGGCCCCTGACCAGGGTGCTGCGCGAGACCGACGCGGACGTCGTCATGCTCGCCGGGCGGTACACCCTGCTGGAGCAGGGCGCCCTCGACGACGTGCTGCCCGCCGCGGTCGAGCAGGGCAGGGCCGTGGTGGCCGTGGGGGTGTTCAACTCGGGGCTGCTGGCGCGCCAGCAGGTCCCGGACGACGCGCACTGGAACTACGAGCAGGCGCCGCCGCACGTCCTCGCCAGGGCCCGCCAGCTGGCGGCCGCCTGCGCCGAGCACGGCACCACGCTGCCGGCGGCCGCCGTCGCCTTCGCCCTCGCGCACCCCGCCGTCGTCGACGTGACCCTGGGGATGCGCACGCCGGAGCAGGTGGCGCGCAACGCCGCCCTGCTCGGCGAGGAGCCGGCGGACGGCTGGCAGCCGCTGTGGGACGACCTCGCCGGACGGGGGCTGCTCGGTCGGGGCTGA
- a CDS encoding putative bifunctional diguanylate cyclase/phosphodiesterase: protein MTTAGTHLLPACGAVVAAALLVGLAAALLLRRRLARSAAELSSAREALRGLELRARLVVSGDHEQALSLPELPGPLGRDVRAWAVQTQRSEQVRDQLQQQLRHQAAHDSLTGLAVRSRVLEQLAGAVELDRAAGRRTALVLVDLDGFQAVNDRHGHAAGDELLRVVADRLRSTARAGDVVGRLGGDEFVVVVPDAPDADALVRSAGRLVGVLAEPVQVSGYLLSCTASAGVALRAGAGQGEEVLDAAAVARTLLVDAATAAHRAKAAGRARVELFDDDLRSQLAEAASTEQALRTALALGQLRVVYQPVVGLPGTGQEPAHPDDGELLGVEALLRWDRPGHGPVDPAVVVAAAERCGLVRGLEAFVLAEAALQLVRWRVRGRDVPVVSVNLSARHLADPRVVPDVLEALETAGLEPSRLQVEISEGVLVDDGHAAEHLRALRSHGVRVALDDFGTGATSIAALATTPADQLKVAGRFVAAEGAADEQLLELMARAGTAFGLQVVAEGVETAAQAERALRAGCTGAQGWHFCPALSADELEPRLPLLRDSRAEVRAPVR from the coding sequence GTGACCACGGCCGGGACGCACCTCCTCCCCGCGTGCGGGGCAGTGGTCGCCGCAGCGCTGCTGGTGGGTCTCGCGGCGGCGCTGCTGCTGCGCCGGCGGCTCGCGCGCTCCGCGGCGGAGCTGTCTTCCGCCCGGGAGGCGCTGCGCGGCCTGGAGCTCCGCGCCCGCCTCGTCGTCTCCGGCGACCACGAGCAGGCGCTCTCACTGCCCGAGCTCCCGGGTCCCCTCGGACGCGACGTGCGCGCGTGGGCGGTGCAGACCCAGCGGTCCGAGCAGGTCCGCGACCAGCTCCAGCAGCAGCTCCGGCACCAGGCCGCCCACGACTCGCTGACAGGTCTCGCGGTGCGCTCCCGCGTGCTGGAGCAGCTCGCGGGCGCGGTGGAGCTCGACCGCGCCGCGGGCCGGCGCACCGCCCTGGTCCTCGTGGACCTCGACGGCTTCCAGGCCGTCAACGACCGCCACGGCCACGCCGCCGGTGACGAGCTGCTGCGGGTGGTCGCCGACCGGCTGCGGTCCACCGCGCGCGCCGGTGACGTGGTCGGTCGCCTCGGGGGTGACGAGTTCGTCGTGGTGGTCCCCGACGCCCCCGACGCCGACGCCCTCGTCCGCTCCGCCGGCCGGCTGGTCGGCGTCCTGGCCGAGCCCGTGCAGGTCAGCGGGTACCTGCTGAGCTGCACGGCCAGCGCGGGCGTCGCCCTGCGCGCGGGCGCGGGGCAGGGCGAGGAGGTGCTCGACGCGGCCGCGGTGGCCAGGACGCTGCTCGTCGACGCGGCCACCGCGGCGCACCGCGCCAAGGCCGCGGGCCGCGCGCGCGTGGAGCTCTTCGACGACGACCTGCGCTCCCAGCTCGCGGAGGCCGCCTCCACCGAGCAGGCGCTGCGCACCGCGCTCGCGCTCGGCCAGCTCCGCGTCGTCTACCAGCCCGTCGTGGGCCTCCCCGGTACCGGCCAGGAACCGGCCCACCCCGACGACGGTGAGCTGCTCGGCGTGGAGGCGCTGCTGCGATGGGACCGACCCGGTCACGGCCCGGTGGACCCCGCGGTCGTCGTGGCGGCCGCGGAGCGGTGCGGTCTGGTGCGCGGCCTGGAGGCGTTCGTCCTCGCCGAGGCCGCGCTGCAGCTGGTGCGCTGGAGGGTGCGCGGTCGCGACGTGCCGGTGGTCTCGGTGAACCTCTCCGCGCGCCACCTCGCCGACCCGCGCGTGGTGCCCGACGTCCTGGAGGCGCTGGAGACGGCGGGCCTGGAGCCGTCGCGCCTGCAGGTGGAGATCAGCGAGGGCGTGCTCGTCGACGACGGCCACGCCGCGGAGCACCTGCGCGCGCTGCGCTCGCACGGGGTGCGCGTGGCGCTGGACGACTTCGGCACCGGAGCCACCTCGATCGCCGCGCTGGCCACGACTCCCGCGGACCAGCTCAAGGTCGCCGGTCGCTTCGTGGCGGCGGAAGGGGCCGCCGACGAGCAGCTGCTGGAGCTCATGGCCCGCGCGGGCACCGCCTTCGGCCTGCAGGTGGTCGCCGAGGGGGTCGAGACCGCCGCACAGGCGGAGAGGGCCCTGCGCGCCGGCTGCACCGGCGCGCAGGGGTGGCACTTCTGCCCCGCGCTGTCCGCCGACGAGCTCGAGCCACGGCTGCCGCTGCTGCGCGACAGCCGGGCGGAGGTCCGCGCGCCGGTACGCTGA
- the typA gene encoding translational GTPase TypA, with amino-acid sequence MSAGTSSKTATRADLRNIAIVAHVDHGKTTLVDAMLKQSGAFGDHQHVDDRVMDSGDLEREKGITILAKNTAVRYTGPSAAAVGAPDGVTINIIDTPGHADFGGEVERGLSMVDAIALLVDASEGPLPQTRFVLRKALAAGLPVILVVNKVDRPDARISEVVEETADLFLDLAGDLPNADDLLDFPVVYASARAGRASLTQPADGGMPDEDNLEPLFRTILETVPAPSYTPGAPLQAHVTNLDASPFLGRIALCRIHEGELHKGDSVMWCRADGTQQRVKLTELLMTEALERKPAESAGPGDICAVAGIPEITIGETLADAENPVPLPLITVDEPAISMTIGTNTAPTAGKVKGAKVTARLVKDRLDRELVGNVSMRVLPTERPDAWEVQGRGELALAILVEQMRRENFELTVGKPQVVTKEIGGKVHEPVERLTIDVPQDYLGAVTQLLAVRKGRMEQMTNHGTGWVRMEFLVPSRGLIGFRTEFLTETRGTGIAHATFEKYEPWFGELRTRPSGSMIADRAGAATSYAMTSLQERGTLFVEPSTEVYEGMVVGENSRADDMDVNITKEKKMTNVRSNADELERLVPARKLSLEQCLEFCREDECVEVTHDAVRIRKVVLDQTERSKVARARR; translated from the coding sequence ATGTCCGCTGGCACCTCCAGCAAGACCGCGACCCGCGCCGACCTGCGCAACATCGCGATCGTCGCCCACGTCGACCACGGCAAGACCACCCTGGTCGACGCGATGCTCAAGCAGTCCGGCGCCTTCGGCGACCACCAGCACGTGGACGACCGCGTCATGGACTCCGGCGACCTGGAGCGCGAGAAGGGGATCACGATCCTCGCCAAGAACACGGCGGTCCGGTACACCGGTCCGTCGGCGGCGGCGGTGGGCGCTCCCGACGGCGTGACCATCAACATCATCGACACCCCGGGCCACGCCGACTTCGGCGGCGAGGTCGAGCGCGGCCTGTCCATGGTCGACGCCATCGCGCTGCTGGTCGACGCCAGCGAGGGCCCGCTGCCCCAGACGCGCTTCGTGCTGCGCAAGGCGCTGGCCGCCGGGCTGCCGGTCATCCTCGTGGTGAACAAGGTCGACCGGCCCGACGCCCGGATCTCCGAGGTCGTCGAGGAGACCGCCGACCTCTTCCTCGACCTCGCCGGCGACCTGCCCAACGCCGACGACCTGCTCGACTTCCCCGTGGTGTACGCCTCGGCCCGCGCCGGCCGCGCGTCGCTGACCCAGCCCGCTGACGGCGGGATGCCCGACGAGGACAACCTCGAGCCGCTGTTCCGCACCATCCTCGAGACGGTGCCGGCGCCCTCCTACACCCCGGGCGCCCCGCTGCAGGCGCACGTCACCAACCTCGACGCCTCCCCGTTCCTGGGCCGCATCGCGCTGTGCCGCATCCACGAGGGCGAGCTGCACAAGGGTGACTCCGTGATGTGGTGCCGCGCCGACGGCACGCAGCAGCGCGTGAAGCTCACCGAGCTCCTCATGACCGAGGCGCTCGAGCGCAAGCCCGCCGAGTCGGCCGGCCCGGGTGACATCTGCGCCGTCGCGGGCATCCCCGAGATCACCATCGGCGAGACGCTGGCCGACGCCGAGAACCCGGTGCCGCTGCCGCTCATCACGGTCGACGAGCCGGCCATCTCCATGACCATCGGCACCAACACCGCGCCCACCGCCGGCAAGGTCAAGGGCGCCAAGGTCACCGCGCGCCTGGTCAAGGACCGCCTCGACCGCGAGCTGGTCGGCAACGTGTCCATGCGCGTGCTGCCCACCGAGCGCCCCGACGCGTGGGAGGTGCAGGGCCGAGGCGAGCTGGCGCTGGCCATCCTCGTCGAGCAGATGCGCCGCGAGAACTTCGAGCTCACCGTCGGCAAGCCGCAGGTGGTCACCAAGGAGATCGGCGGCAAGGTCCACGAGCCCGTCGAGCGCCTCACCATCGACGTCCCGCAGGACTACCTCGGCGCCGTGACCCAGCTGCTCGCCGTCCGCAAGGGCCGCATGGAGCAGATGACCAACCACGGCACCGGCTGGGTCCGCATGGAGTTCCTCGTGCCCTCGCGCGGTCTCATCGGCTTCCGCACGGAGTTCCTCACCGAGACCCGCGGCACCGGCATCGCCCACGCGACGTTCGAGAAGTACGAGCCGTGGTTCGGCGAGCTGCGCACCCGCCCCTCGGGCTCGATGATCGCCGACCGCGCCGGCGCGGCGACCTCCTACGCGATGACCTCGCTGCAGGAGCGCGGAACGCTCTTCGTGGAGCCCTCGACCGAGGTCTACGAGGGCATGGTGGTGGGGGAGAACTCCCGCGCTGACGACATGGACGTCAACATCACCAAGGAGAAGAAGATGACCAACGTCCGCTCCAACGCGGACGAGCTGGAGCGCCTGGTGCCGGCCCGCAAGCTCTCCCTCGAGCAGTGCCTGGAGTTCTGCCGCGAGGACGAGTGCGTCGAGGTCACCCACGACGCCGTGCGCATCCGCAAGGTCGTCCTCGACCAGACCGAGCGCAGCAAGGTCGCCCGCGCCCGCCGCTGA
- a CDS encoding AAA family ATPase, with amino-acid sequence MRITRLTLRNWRNFKNVDVVVGDRLVIIGPNASGKSNLLDAVRFLRDIALPSGGLQNAVSSRGGLSRLRCLFARNNNNGWVSVEVELGDDDGGPRWSYRVDVKSEGRGPRRPLVAREVVTRDGEVLIERPDPLDEGDPERLTQTALEQISANLAFRDVADFLAGVRYLHLVPQVIRDSTRAGDQVDDPFGGDFIARMNRVAKGTRDRHLKRVTAALALAVPQFESLDVVVDDDGHPHLESRYTNWRQQGARQDERDMSDGTLRLIGLLWSLVDVGRKRGPVLLEEPELSLHPAVVRTLPSVLARAQQRNGVQVILTTHSPELLGDESLGADEVLLLTVGGDGTTATLVADIPEAAQAVEDGMNLADVGLPRTAPRSVEQLVKAVFAGA; translated from the coding sequence ATGCGGATCACCCGCCTCACGCTGCGCAACTGGCGGAACTTCAAGAACGTCGACGTCGTCGTCGGCGATCGACTGGTCATCATCGGACCCAATGCGAGCGGCAAGTCGAACCTGCTCGACGCTGTGCGCTTCCTCCGCGACATCGCGCTGCCCAGTGGCGGACTGCAGAACGCCGTGAGCTCTCGTGGCGGCCTGAGTCGCCTGAGGTGCCTCTTCGCGCGCAACAACAACAACGGCTGGGTCTCCGTGGAGGTCGAGCTCGGTGACGACGACGGCGGTCCTCGGTGGAGCTACCGAGTCGACGTGAAGAGTGAGGGGCGTGGCCCACGGCGCCCGCTCGTGGCGAGGGAGGTCGTCACCCGTGACGGCGAGGTCTTGATCGAGCGGCCCGACCCCCTGGACGAGGGGGACCCCGAGCGGCTCACGCAGACGGCCTTGGAGCAGATCTCCGCCAACCTCGCGTTCCGAGACGTCGCCGACTTCCTGGCGGGCGTCAGGTACCTGCACCTCGTCCCGCAGGTGATCAGAGATTCCACCCGGGCGGGGGACCAGGTGGATGATCCGTTCGGGGGAGACTTCATCGCCCGCATGAACCGGGTGGCCAAGGGCACGCGCGATCGTCACCTCAAGCGCGTCACAGCGGCTCTCGCTCTCGCAGTCCCGCAGTTCGAGTCCCTCGACGTCGTCGTCGACGACGACGGGCATCCCCACCTGGAGAGCCGCTACACGAACTGGCGCCAGCAGGGTGCGCGCCAGGACGAGCGGGACATGAGTGACGGCACGCTGCGGCTCATCGGACTCCTGTGGTCGCTCGTCGACGTGGGCCGCAAGAGGGGGCCCGTGCTTCTGGAAGAGCCAGAGCTCTCGCTCCACCCGGCCGTCGTGAGGACCCTGCCCTCAGTGCTGGCCCGTGCCCAGCAGCGCAACGGTGTGCAGGTGATCTTGACGACGCACAGCCCTGAACTGCTCGGTGACGAGTCGCTGGGGGCTGATGAGGTCCTCCTCCTCACCGTGGGGGGTGACGGGACGACGGCGACTCTGGTGGCGGACATCCCCGAGGCTGCGCAGGCTGTCGAGGACGGGATGAACCTTGCGGACGTGGGTCTTCCCAGGACCGCGCCGCGAAGTGTCGAGCAGCTGGTGAAAGCTGTCTTCGCCGGTGCCTGA
- the mshB gene encoding N-acetyl-1-D-myo-inositol-2-amino-2-deoxy-alpha-D-glucopyranoside deacetylase: MESLDVPRRMLLVHAHPDDETIGNGATMARYASAGAGVTLVTCTRGERGEVVEPELAHLEGDHAALGAHRVLELAAAMEALGVSDHRFLDDAALDGEDAATTAAVRYEDSGMAWGEGMRAVAAPDTGPSAFARADLDEAAARLAGVLREVRPQVVVTYEPGGGYGHPDHVQAAAVARRAVELAADPAAPRVAGGVPWEVAKFYEGVVPASAAAESFGGERSSWPTMVVDDEDVACVVEAPEQLAAKAAALRAHRSQVRLRLAGEEGAGAPEFMVSQDRWQPVWTTEAYRLARGVPAPDTRRGDGLESDLFAGIAPPA; this comes from the coding sequence ATGGAGTCGCTCGACGTCCCGCGGCGGATGCTCCTGGTGCACGCCCACCCCGACGACGAGACCATCGGCAACGGCGCCACCATGGCCCGCTACGCCAGCGCGGGCGCCGGCGTCACCCTGGTCACGTGCACGCGCGGCGAGCGGGGCGAGGTGGTCGAGCCCGAGCTGGCGCACCTCGAGGGAGACCACGCCGCGCTCGGTGCGCACCGCGTCCTGGAGCTGGCCGCGGCGATGGAGGCGCTCGGCGTGAGCGACCACCGGTTCCTCGACGACGCTGCGCTGGACGGCGAGGACGCCGCCACCACCGCGGCCGTGCGCTACGAGGACTCCGGCATGGCCTGGGGGGAGGGCATGCGGGCGGTCGCCGCACCGGACACCGGACCGTCGGCGTTCGCCCGAGCCGACCTCGACGAGGCCGCCGCCCGGCTGGCGGGCGTGCTCCGCGAGGTGCGCCCGCAGGTGGTCGTTACCTACGAGCCGGGAGGCGGCTACGGCCACCCCGACCACGTGCAGGCCGCCGCGGTGGCGCGCCGCGCCGTCGAGCTGGCGGCCGACCCGGCGGCGCCGCGGGTGGCCGGCGGCGTGCCGTGGGAGGTCGCGAAGTTCTACGAGGGCGTGGTGCCGGCGTCGGCGGCGGCGGAGTCGTTCGGGGGGGAGCGCTCCTCCTGGCCGACCATGGTGGTCGACGACGAGGACGTCGCCTGCGTCGTGGAGGCGCCCGAGCAGCTCGCCGCGAAGGCGGCGGCGCTGCGCGCGCACCGCAGCCAGGTCCGCCTCCGCCTCGCGGGTGAGGAGGGTGCCGGAGCGCCCGAGTTCATGGTCAGCCAGGACCGCTGGCAGCCGGTGTGGACCACGGAGGCCTACCGACTGGCGCGCGGCGTGCCTGCTCCCGACACCCGTCGTGGAGACGGTCTGGAGTCTGACCTCTTCGCCGGGATCGCGCCGCCCGCCTGA